In Rhodamnia argentea isolate NSW1041297 chromosome 1, ASM2092103v1, whole genome shotgun sequence, the genomic window TTGTCGAGGCCGAAGCAAATTGTACTCTGGAAGAGATTGGAGACATAACTAAGCCTGATCCTGAGACTCTTGGGAAATTGGTTTATGATGTTCCAGGTGCTAAGAACATATTAGAGATGCCACCGCTGGTGGCTAAGGtttgtaaaatttttcttttgcatcTTCTGCTTTGGTATCTGCTACAGACAAATTACACTGCCTGCTAACATATTTGTGGTCCTTTGAATTACATGAAACACTTCAAGAATTTCAGACTCGATAAAAGTTGGAACTGTCATTACATTCCTAGGCTACTACAATCCATTCTACCTATTTATGCCCGAGGGATCTCAAGAATTAGCCATCTCCCCACAGATGAACAAATATTGTCAGAAACAGTATACCAGCATGTTTATTCTGCTATGACCTCACTTGTTACCAACCCCATCCTTCTAACTCACTAATTGAGAAGCTCATATTATATATGTGTTCGCATTTTCCTGCATCAGTGTATGGACTTATTGCATGATTGAGAAGAACTTGAAGCTGCCCTTTTTGGTGTTTGCCAGGTGACTAAATTCAAGTGTGGAGGGTTTGTTCTGGGGCTGTGCATTAATCATTGCATGTTTGATGGGATTGGAGCTATGGAATTTGTGAACTCGTGGGGTGAAACAGCCAGAGGATTGCCTCTCACAACCCTGCCTTTCCTGGACAGGACCATTCTGAAATCCAGGAACCCGCCTAAGGTGGAAAACCTTCATCAGGAATTCGCCCAAATAGAAGATAAGTCTAATACAGCTGATCTCTACAACAACGAAATGCGATACAGTTCTTTCTGCTTTGATCCCAAGAAGCTTGAGAAGCTAAAGGCTAAAGCAATGAAAGATGGGGTTCTTGAGAAGTGCACCACTTTTGAAGCTCTCTCGGCATTTGTATGGAGAGCTCGAACTAAGGCACTCTGCATGCTGCCTGATCAGCAGACAAAGCTTCTCTTCGCGGTGGACGGGCGGCCTAAGTTTGAACCTCCTCTTCCAAAAGGGTACTTTGGAAATGGAATCGTGCTCACCAATTCCATATGCAAAGCGGGCGAAATTCTTGAGAAACCACTTTCATATGCAGTTGGGCTAGTTCAGGATGCAATCAAGATGGTCACGGATGGTTACATGAGATCGGCCATAGATTACTTTGAAACCACAAGAGCAAGGCCATCTTTGGCATGCACCCTCCTGATCACGACTTGGTCGAGGTTGCCCTTTCACACCACGGATTTTGGGTGGGGCGAGCCCATATTGTCGGGGCCTGTGGCATTGCCTGAGAAGGAAGTGATTCTGTTCCTTTCTCATGGGAGCGAGAGGAAAAGCATCAATGTGCTTCTTGGTATGCCTGCTCCTGCTATGAAGATCTTTGAAGAACTGATGCAGTTCTAGACATCAGTTCTAGATGGAGAAGACTCTCTTGCTTGGTGATTTATTTCTGGGCAGGATCCCATAATCTCAAAATTCAGTTTGATGTATGATCTTACTTATGACGTTCGGTTATCTCTAAGAAAATGTTATGTTGGCTGTTGGCAAAGGCTGGTGTGAATCCAAATAAATTATGTTAGAGGTGGTTTCTGGCTGTGAGGACTGGACACAAAGTCACTGCTCTATTGTTTATAAGCTGTGCTTCATGTTATAAAAACATTGTCTAAATTAATCGTTCCAGATGATGAACTcaagaaatttattttgtcaTAAAATGGAAGAATTCTTAAACCAATCAACAAGGACCTTGCACAAGTAAATGCCAAAACTCAGATTTTCAGGCGTCCACCTTTATAGAACTGAACTTTCATTGTAACACTGTATCGGAGAACGTAAAACTGGCCTTGAATTTCTTTGGCAAAAGGAACAACCTATGATCTAAGACCCCAGGCTTTAACCTACAAATatgaaaggaaaggaaggatGTGACACAAACTGCTTGCATCCGTGTTTGAGACTAAGCTGTTCATCGTTCCTTCCAACATGACATATGTAAGAAAGAATTGCATTTATATGTTTTCTTtatgtttctcatttttattcgaTTGTCTGTTGATATAGCCGGTAGCCTTTATTTTGACCCCGAGCCTGTACTTTATTTAAATCATGAGGAGCCTCAGTTAATTAACCTCACTCGAGGTTATAGGGAATTTCGCAATCTTCCCTGGTTGCCACtgaatctttttctttcctagtCTAGACTCTTAAGTTTGTGTTAACTTTgaggaaagaaaaggatgaaaaactGCCATCTTTCAAAGAGCTTGGTTCAGAGTTTCCATGTAAAGGTCTATGTGCAAACCTTGAGGAAATTACTGTGTTTTTCCCCTGCTAAGATTCCCGAGTTCATTGCTTGTCTGCAAATAACCATGCTTCATTTCggtcattatttttttctttggcaatctttttcttgtttatgtCGTTCAACCTTTGTTGAAACTCAAAAATGCGACATTGTGCATCGTTAAAAAGGTTGCATATGCTAGTCAAAGCACAGATTAATCTCTTGGATTAGCTGTCTAGCTGAACTGACCAGGAAATTAACTGCTCACCCAAGTTGTACATATGAAGAATTCAGAACATATATCAGTATGTCTTGGACGACCATCACACATGTTGCAGACAACAGAATAAAACATGCGTTGCTGTGATGCCTCTCCTGAGATTTCCAGTGGATTCTCCTTCCCTAATGTGGACAGACAGGTACTTCGACGTAGCTTGAACAGAAACCACATTGAGACCAGGTACTGTTG contains:
- the LOC115738988 gene encoding omega-hydroxypalmitate O-feruloyl transferase-like isoform X1, with amino-acid sequence MVPKPDASTLMENSNGTSVFQLCVRQGEPTLVTPAAETEKGLYFLSNLDQNIAVIIRTIYCFKSIEKGNEQVGEVIKDALKKVLVHYYPLAGRLTISPEGKLIVDCTGEGAIFVEAEANCTLEEIGDITKPDPETLGKLVYDVPGAKNILEMPPLVAKVTKFKCGGFVLGLCINHCMFDGIGAMEFVNSWGETARGLPLTTLPFLDRTILKSRNPPKVENLHQEFAQIEDKSNTADLYNNEMRYSSFCFDPKKLEKLKAKAMKDGVLEKCTTFEALSAFVWRARTKALCMLPDQQTKLLFAVDGRPKFEPPLPKGYFGNGIVLTNSICKAGEILEKPLSYAVGLVQDAIKMVTDGYMRSAIDYFETTRARPSLACTLLITTWSRLPFHTTDFGWGEPILSGPVALPEKEVILFLSHGSERKSINVLLGMPAPAMKIFEELMQF
- the LOC115738988 gene encoding omega-hydroxypalmitate O-feruloyl transferase-like isoform X2; this encodes MENSNGTSVFQLCVRQGEPTLVTPAAETEKGLYFLSNLDQNIAVIIRTIYCFKSIEKGNEQVGEVIKDALKKVLVHYYPLAGRLTISPEGKLIVDCTGEGAIFVEAEANCTLEEIGDITKPDPETLGKLVYDVPGAKNILEMPPLVAKVTKFKCGGFVLGLCINHCMFDGIGAMEFVNSWGETARGLPLTTLPFLDRTILKSRNPPKVENLHQEFAQIEDKSNTADLYNNEMRYSSFCFDPKKLEKLKAKAMKDGVLEKCTTFEALSAFVWRARTKALCMLPDQQTKLLFAVDGRPKFEPPLPKGYFGNGIVLTNSICKAGEILEKPLSYAVGLVQDAIKMVTDGYMRSAIDYFETTRARPSLACTLLITTWSRLPFHTTDFGWGEPILSGPVALPEKEVILFLSHGSERKSINVLLGMPAPAMKIFEELMQF